Within Wyeomyia smithii strain HCP4-BCI-WySm-NY-G18 chromosome 2, ASM2978416v1, whole genome shotgun sequence, the genomic segment ttttggccagctttttgggtcaaatactcctatgtgcgtcgcagaacttgctgccattcagtactctcttgggatcatcgaaaccctgcccatagaccactacttcatcttcacagacagtctcagtgccattgaggctctgcgatcgatgaagactgtgaagcacaccccgtatttcctggggaaaatacggcggtttttaagcgctttaacagataaaaactaccgggttaccttagcgtgggtcccttctcattgttccattccgggtaatgaaatggctgacgctttagctaaggtgggtgctactgatggcgatatttatgaaagaccaattgcttatgaagAATTTtacagcattttgcgtcagagaacacttaactgttggcaatcatcatggaactcagataaactgggacggtggctacattccatttttcctaaggtatcgacgaaagcatggttcaagggattGGACGTAGGTCGGGagttcattcgcgtgatgtccagacttatgtccaatcattacacgttaaacacgcatctctttcgtatagggcttgtagacagtaatcactgcgtttgcgGCGATGGCTGCCAtgatatcgagcatgttgtttggtcgtgtaccgaattctgtggtgttaggtccgagctgaTAGATTtacttcgggcccgaggaaatcaaccgaacgttcccgttagagacattctgggaagcggtgacctCCAGTACATGagacagctatactgctttctaaagaatgctgacattaaaattaaaTGTTCTTtcgtctatttgtcagattacgGATACAGATAAACTAttctgaagacacggaaacgaagagcctgCAACTATGctacacaaatattttaaagaacaacaaacaagaagattattgctctaccagttaaaaaacaaaatgttttcaaagttatcaaatagttttaagtaaaaattgtaactcccctcctctcaccttaaatccccactagctcgtagtcggccacgAGAAttaaaaatgtgcctccctctttctcctgctaacgtagaaatAATACGAACTGTATTTGGCTCAGTGAAAcataaaatgtatcgtgccgtgttaaataaactatttaaactaaaaaaaaaaaaaaaaaaaccagtcgGATTAAACCGCTgacgaagtagtccgatacccaATTCGAAATATAGTTTTGTCCCTTCGCAATCATCGCactgcatcttgaaacaattgtcttcggctggtcaTACTCGCGAGTACGAGAGAAGACGTGAGTAGGAAAAGAGACACGAGTTCGTACATATGATTTCGAGAGCGAATGCGAGTAAagaagaaagtgaaaaataacgaGAAATAATTTGAAAGGAGAATACTCTAGTGTGTTATATCGGTAGCAGCGAGAATCTCACTCGAGGTGTTGAATACTGTTTAtaagcgagactaacaacacaggtttcaacaaggctccacaattttcaatagtataatagttcgaataatcgaATTTTCTGCACGTtttcaatcaattgctgcaagaatgaaggaaatccgttaAAAATTAACcgacttataaaaaaaaactttttcattttcaatttctacTACGCATCCCTATGTTGCAGAATTTTCTGATAGATGTAGTTCTACATCACAATATGGAAATGTCcagaattttttctttgttgatacctattttcaaatctggtaCGATATCTGAAATCCGCAACTATCGCGGAATTATTACTGTAATATTTACTTTAGGTATCAAATGGTTAATCAATAACGTAGTGAACTGAATGAAATTACAAATTCTAAAGCAGTTTCAACGTGGACCCGCGAAACATATAAGCGAATGTAATTTCCTTACAAACACATTTTAAACCAATTCTGTTTCgtttgataaaaaatttaacTTTCAGGTTTTCTTCAGCTGAAATTAGAAAAGACAATATTTCGAGCAAATTGAAGTCACAGTCGTTCACTTGCATTGAAACTTGCGGACTTGCCGTCAAAGATAAAAATTCTCAGATTGTTGAGCAATATCGCGCTACTCTTTCAATGCCAAAGAATTTGAAATTAGACGAGTTAAATTTTCTGTTTGAAACATTCaccattttatttcattttgttttcaaaGTTGCTATTGATCACCACTAAACTGAGATAGATTTATTAGTTCAAAATAACTGGTTTTCAGCACTAGATCAACGGTGTGATTTCTGTTACAAACATATTTGTTGAGTGGCATTAAACTTTTTACCAACTGGACAGGCAAGATTTTCATATGTCCACTTTCCATTCAGAATATAGCACTGATAGTATTTAGCGGAGTTATTACTATCAACGAAATTTCCCTCCCTTGAGCACTGATATACACAGGTTTTGCCGTCAAATGTGGCCCCGGTCGAACATTTAAACATCAATACTTGTGAAAGAGCATTATTTGTGTAGAGGCAAAGAGCATAATATGTTTTACTCGTACCGAATGCTACTAAGCCAGTCGCGGCGGGACACTTAACGGTCACACAATCCGCCGAGTTGGACAATATTCTACACTTCAAGGTGGCTGGGTTCAGAACATATCCAACAGCACAGGTATAGACATCCGAATCCTCACCTGCTGCCGAACAATAATGGTAAGCTTGACATGTATTTGGATCtgtaaataaaagaaaattctAATATTGCACCTATACAATCGAATTATATACATACCTGGGTATACTCCTTCTCCGGTGCATTTGATTTTTGCAACTTTGCAGCCTGATGCAGTATCAATCGTTGTAGAACACGATCCTTTATAACAGTTTGGTGCAAATGCCGGACACGCTGAGTCAATTTGATTTGCGTTGCCCATACATTGCGTTTGCGTGAGGCAGTCCTTGCAACCAGTATCGTATCCTCCAGTGCACGTGAAAGCTGCTGTTGCTACCGGTAGAAACAGTGATGAAGAGGTCTGAAGTGTTCCGGGTACCTCGGCGGGCTGTGCACGGCAAACCTGGACAGCTAGCACCAGAAGGAATACTTTCGCCAACATGATAATGCTCTGCGATATCCAATTCTGTAACGAATGCTTTGTGGGTGGAAAGCATCAGTATTTATACTTAAAAATTCTCAATCTCGATGGTGGAGATTACTATGGTATGTAAACCTAATAACATAAAAACAAATAACACAAAATTTGATAAGATTGCACGCAGtgatattttcaaatacaattTTGTATGGCTCAAGGTGTTGTAAGGTGGGGAGCTTTGCGAAGGTTGTGCACACTTGAGAGCAATAAAATTGTTTACTGATGTGTGCGTATTCTGGTGTGATATATGGCAGATAAGCGAAAAATATGGTGAAGGTTTGTAGCTAAATTTTATCCCTGCTGTGCTTAGCATTAACTGTAATTCAACAGGCCGAATATTGTAGTCTTGAACATAGAGTATAGAACTCGTAACGAtctaaaaaatattgataaaaacccaaattaatccacctagcgatcaGATAGTCTTCGAatatcttttctttccataactcctgaaccacgtatcaaattgttataaagtttgttatttgtgagtttgagagataactcgttcgtcagacactagttatgttctaatcagtcgtgtaatctttgagataatagcattggcgtagccagaggggggcagggggggggggggcgttgcccccccctaaatgttgacattggtgcagaatttttttttcaataattctaatagcacaaaacgacatcttttgcccatagaaacatctgtgtaaagtaacagccagatcaaaaataattgattgaaatgcttgcgctatgttgcaTGGTATTGCataggtttttcagttgatccaccaaggatattgcagcggcaaaagtaccgggcaaatccgcctgcatcaactagcttggagtattggaaccgagctgtgacaattcctcaccttgattctcttgtaacctcactggaaacacggttcgatgaagatagtgcacctgcctacgcttTGTCCCTGCTGCATCTTGCTAACGTAAtaccacagaacagatatgcaacttcgaacaaaattcTGCTGCAAATCCTAGCCCACGCTTTCGCATTCGTTTTTCGCtattccatcctacattgattttacagtgcatcgttgaaacggttcgctccaatagtttgaacattcAACAGACATCTATTCTttatttgcttcaatgaccaGACAAAAAGGTAatcttgaatctatcaaaatcaagttgaatattttcgttgaaCGCAatcttttttatgcgatttgctccaaattacgcgatgttttttacgcgattctttttatttgcgcacgcatcaatcgcgtaaaaagagaatccagtgtatccggatctagaataatacacaggagctaaattcgaccacagataccattttgaattctaagatggcgacttctggtttctgaaaagcagctgaaaatgaccaaataccacccaatatgagtgtttcttcaaccagtatgacgttcaaaatccagaaattgtctccaaatgccattatgaaatccaaaatggcgacttccggttcggaaaaacagcgacaaacgacCGAATAcgacccaatatgggtatttccggaattgtaatgatgcactggagccaaaaatcgacttcagacaaaattttgaattgtaagatggcaactttcggtttctggaacagcctgaaatggacgattcccattaaatatgagtatcttcgaaccagaaagatgcacagaagctaaaaattgatcacagacacaatcttgaattttaagagggtgacttccggtgtctggcaaacagccggaaatgaccaaataccattcaatatgaatgtttgcggaaccagaattacgcccagatgacagaagtTGATTTCAcgggcaattttaaagtccaaaatggcgactttcggtttctgaaaaacatcccAAAGTgaacaaataccacccaatataagtatctccagagccagaatgttgcaagaagctaaaaattgacctcagacaccattatgaattgcaggacggcaacttctggtttctggaaaacagccgaagatggccgatttccgtctaacatgagtatctctggatctagaatgatacacaacaAGTGAATTCGActacagaccccattttagattctaggttggcgacttccggttcctggaaaacagccgaaaatgatcgaataacacccaatatgtttgtgtttttcctcaaccagaatgacgctcagaggccagaaattatcttaaataccattttgaaatccaagatggcgacttccggtttgtgaaaaacagcctaaaataaccaaatacctaccatccaatatgagtatctctggaatcagactgatgcaatgagctaacaattgacctcaggcaccattttgaattgctaaatggcaacttttaagaaacagtctaaaatgaccgaataatactcaatatggatattttttcGTAATCGCATGCATATAAACCatacattgaccctggacaccatttcgaATATAAAGAcaaccacttttagtttttggaaaataaccaaaataactaaatacctcccaatatgggtgtttccggtgtaagattgatgccagaaaatccgcagtaaatgaccgaataccacccaatatgaatatattcagaactaaggcgatgtacagaagccgaaTGCCGAGGatgctgtcatttcgataaaaccaatcatttcaaacgatttgttatttgagtttgatcatatcctatggccaattcgtcgtgcatttgcagacattaaacacatcgcaaggaatcaatgaatttggaacgttcgaatagtacgataccacttttaaattatgttgaggccacatatatcgatcaaagcaggtagttttaaatagtctttgaattcctttttttttcataacttttgagccacatatcaaattgttatgaagtttgttatttgtaagttcgagagatgactcgttcgtatgatactagttatgttcaaataagtcatgtaatttttgagataatagtCTTTCGTTGtttaattaacaatttaatacataacggtttctgaagttcaattataatcaaatgaaatgggaacgtatagggcagccaaactttgaaaccacgtgttcaatcttcgtttattagttaacccttaactagcccgctcatctgatagtaatattgatcaaatctgttgtgtagtttttgagataatgaggtttcgtgattttcatatttcggtttaatacagacgaaattacagtccgattacagtaaaattcaatagggtgttatgtggcagctagaccttttgtttgacactaattttgtggaaatcgggtcagccatctctgagaaaagtgaatgagttcaagtagtcttcggaatatctTCCGAtttagatttcacatttttaaacatttggatttcacatatttattcacaacagGCAACGTAATACTCCGATTgcgaaacaaatcaatagagtcttatgtggcaactagacctttcatttgacactgattctatgaaaatcggttcaaccatctctgagaaccatgggtgagattaaacagtctccagaacacgtttcttttcataacttttaaaccacacgttcaatcttcataaaattcaaaagttaagggcatttcacaaaattcaaatgttaagggcatttcatttgaaatcaattttgttcaaatcggttgtgtagttttcgagatgtttcacgatttttacattttgatacataacctctaaactaaaaatccgattagaaTAAAacttaatagggtcttatgggacagcatgacctttcatttgcagttaatttcatgaaaatcggtccagtcatctattagaaaagtaagtgagaataaaaatctgcacacacacacatacagaaaatgctcagctcgtcgagctgagtcgagtgatatatgccattcggccctttggagcataTTTATactcggttttgcaagtgattgctatacctttctaggagaaaggcaaaaattaaaCTCGATAGCTAAGCTCCAATCCAAATTTtagacgtagaattacgttttacggcaacatatacagggtccaatttcaatacagggatccaatttcaaaaaccgaaaacatctaGAGCGTcccgaaaattgtccaatttcaaacgttctaaactcagtcggtttccaaccgatttccgtcgtttttgcagcaattgattgtaaaatcatctaagcacccATCCaagtgcagaaaattgtaatctgattgttcgaactattgtactattgaaaattgtcgagcctcgtcgaaacgcaaatgttgaCGTCAGATTGGTCGTTAATCCTTTTTTCCCAAACAAGGTCGACAAAacatacctagttgactaggagtgcgcgctttgtgttttatgaaaaatttattctatgACTGTATCggtaccacacggacgttgaaTGCTAATCGTggcgaagaaagaaaagccgggtttcaatttctggctgatcacGCTGAGCGCGTTGATACTTAGAcacctgtctatctggcggcttTTATGGAGTTTTGCTTTCAAAATCATGAACTTCCTCGTCAAAATATCAAGGTTATGTATATTTATCACTTGAATGTAaccttcatatttatatttgttttcCTCTCTTCTGGAGTTACTTCTTACCTCACGTATTTGATCATACCCGTGTAATCTAAACTTTGGCGAAATGTACACATTGCATTAGATTATAAACATGTGACTCCGCACCCATAGTGGATTTCACGAAAACAACTGTTAACCCGTTAATGCGTCTTTCTCATTTATTCATTAACTTTATTAGGATgaaacatttttgcctttctcctagaaaggtatagcaatcactggaaaaacctaaggtataaaagtgctccagagggtcgaatctcgtatatcaatcgacttagctcgacgagctgagcattttctgtatgtgtgtgtgtgtatgtaacggtctcccaatctcactcgattttctcagagatggctggaccgattttcatgaaactaattgcaaatgaatggtctagttaccccataagaccctattgaatttaattgtaatcggatatttagtttcgaggttatgtatcaaaatgtgaaaatcacaaaacttcattatcttagaaactacacaaccgatttgaacaaaattggtatcaaaagaacggcgttgttttttgaaccatttgtgaaataattttataatgattgaacatgtagttcaaaagttatgcaaagaaacgtgaaacactgtttaaactcacttacttttctcagagatggctggaccgattttcacaaaattagtgtcatatggaaggtcttgttgccccataagaccctattgaattttattgttataggactttaactttgtccgttgtgtataataatgtgaaatcaggctatgacaagaaacacgtttctaagactgcttgaaatcacccacttttctcagagatggatggaccgattttcacaaaataaccTGCAAtaggaaggtctagttgcctgataaaaccctgttgaatttaattataatcggatccttcgtgggggaagtaaaatacaaagtgccctgccagttgttGCCATCCAGGATGAGACAGGTATGACAGAGCTGTATGCCATCACGGGTCGGCGCGTGACGATCGCCGAGGTCATGCAATATGTGCGTGACCACTGAAAGTTCCCgacagtcccggaccagcagcgagagatcgcctaggggtggtgagggtcggacactgGGCAGTAGACTATTCGCAAAAGCCACATGTACCCAGAAGcatctccgacggagcgagcagtgccgctcccaccatcCAGAATGCACTAACCCGCCCATTGGGGCCGATTTTAGTGAGTttccaattacggcaactggtcgcaactTTTTATGATTCGAGTTCGTTTTcataccacgattctgggctagcacctgcgccgagctccctcaGTAAGGTTTCCGTctcgtaaaacctggcaggccttccagtacgttccgcgtccattgcctgtTGGGAAAAAGGCAGAAGGGTCAGATGGTGGGAATTGGTCTTAGAACCAGattccctttcctgacttacgccagTCGCGGGCGACATAGTTGTTCATAGTtgaacaaggatagcggctggaagggagACCGAATTAACTACAAAATGAATACAAATAAGAAACCTGTGACGGGTGTGGAGGGACTACCAAATCTCTTCGCAGCAAAACCTGGTGGCGGAAAGGCTATCACACCAGTTTCCACACCGGATATAATGGTCGATGATCTCTTGCTAGGCAAGGCGACCGAAAAGAGCAGGGACAAGCGGCCTAGGGTGGCAGCGCTTTCCGAACAGTTCGATGCTATCATCGAGTTCGCGGCGAATAGGACCAATTTTTCCAGGGATCTGAAGCag encodes:
- the LOC129722867 gene encoding uncharacterized protein LOC129722867, which encodes MLAKVFLLVLAVQVCRAQPAEVPGTLQTSSSLFLPVATAAFTCTGGYDTGCKDCLTQTQCMGNANQIDSACPAFAPNCYKGSCSTTIDTASGCKVAKIKCTGEGVYPDPNTCQAYHYCSAAGEDSDVYTCAVGYVLNPATLKCRILSNSADCVTVKCPAATGLVAFGTSKTYYALCLYTNNALSQVLMFKCSTGATFDGKTCVYQCSREGNFVDSNNSAKYYQCYILNGKWTYENLACPVGKKFNATQQICL